The proteins below are encoded in one region of Effusibacillus dendaii:
- the pyrE gene encoding orotate phosphoribosyltransferase gives MNTIAHTIAHMLLQIGAVTLRPQQPFTWTSGIKSPIYCDNRLTMAFPQVRDLIAAEFSNRINCEWGLVDVIAGTATAGIPHAAFVAQKMCLPMAYIRSSAKGHGKENMIEGLIRPGQRVVVIEDLISTGGSSVKAAQAVRDAGAEVVGVAAIFTYGFEKATQTFADAGIPLRTLTSYDTLLEIAVEKGYIRQEELNLLAAWRTNPENWPA, from the coding sequence ATGAACACGATTGCACACACGATTGCTCATATGCTTTTGCAAATCGGCGCTGTTACACTGCGTCCGCAGCAGCCATTTACATGGACGTCAGGCATAAAATCGCCCATTTATTGCGACAACCGGTTGACAATGGCGTTTCCCCAAGTGCGCGATCTGATTGCGGCTGAATTTTCCAATCGGATCAACTGCGAATGGGGACTGGTTGACGTGATAGCCGGTACCGCAACCGCCGGTATTCCGCACGCCGCATTTGTGGCGCAGAAAATGTGTTTGCCAATGGCCTATATCCGTTCGAGCGCGAAAGGACACGGCAAGGAAAACATGATCGAAGGGTTGATCCGTCCGGGTCAACGGGTTGTCGTCATCGAAGATTTGATATCAACTGGCGGATCGTCAGTCAAAGCGGCTCAGGCGGTCCGCGACGCAGGGGCGGAAGTTGTAGGTGTGGCCGCTATTTTTACATACGGATTTGAAAAAGCGACCCAGACTTTCGCGGATGCCGGTATTCCGCTGCGAACCCTCACTTCATATGATACTCTGCTTGAGATCGCTGTCGAAAAAGGATATATCCGACAAGAGGAACTGAATCTGCTGGCCGCCTGGCGAACAAATCCGGAAAATTGGCCTGCATGA